In Paraburkholderia caribensis, a single window of DNA contains:
- a CDS encoding sigma-70 family RNA polymerase sigma factor, which translates to MNFEAEVISWLPQLRRYARALTGDPAWADDLVQDTAERALARWKGFRPDSNLRAWLLTILRHLYIDQLRVRREIAVDDESAPWRNLEAPRGEVDGLVLRDVQRALYCLPVEQREVMLLVCVEELSYQEASAALGVPIGTVMSRLSRAREHMRALLTEGPVHKSPSLKVVKAR; encoded by the coding sequence GTGAACTTCGAGGCCGAAGTGATTTCGTGGCTCCCGCAGTTGCGGCGCTATGCGCGCGCGCTGACGGGCGACCCTGCTTGGGCGGACGATCTCGTTCAGGATACGGCCGAGCGCGCGCTCGCGCGCTGGAAGGGCTTCCGCCCCGACAGCAATCTGCGCGCGTGGCTGCTGACCATCCTGCGGCACCTGTATATCGACCAGTTGCGCGTGCGCCGCGAAATCGCCGTCGACGACGAGAGTGCGCCATGGCGCAATCTCGAAGCGCCGCGCGGCGAAGTCGACGGTCTGGTGTTGCGCGATGTGCAGCGCGCGCTTTATTGTCTGCCCGTCGAGCAGCGCGAGGTGATGTTGCTGGTTTGCGTGGAGGAGTTGAGCTATCAGGAGGCGTCTGCGGCGCTCGGCGTGCCGATCGGCACGGTGATGTCGCGGCTGTCTCGCGCCCGCGAGCATATGCGGGCATTGTTGACGGAAGGGCCTGTCCACAAGTCGCCGTCGCTGAAAGTGGTGAAGGCCAGGTGA
- a CDS encoding DUF1571 domain-containing protein: MRHPELVEKLARWWPRFGSRCGSLYGSRWISLVVAQLACVFIAGAAAAQNDAAALAAHVAPQIALGASEAVANAAKLPLEQQVKWLRNAAQSGALEQMDDAQLVALFESFDPLTVPRYIEEGPNGYPSYEFTMLRQERIRGIWPRRPDHMLVRLTREPLRIYARWLPDGPHSGQEIIYDESKRADEMYGHLGGIFNIIPLWTSINGTLARSQSNHRVRDLGTEFIAQQFLDEGRKFANVGITRPASIDVRTVGGVRVIAFTYETPTGQPEYYAKKEVLGLDLRHPYFRTAESYGNDGQIFERIVFLTITPKTFDDMAFDPKNPDYRF, from the coding sequence ATGCGTCACCCGGAGTTGGTGGAAAAGCTCGCCCGCTGGTGGCCGCGCTTCGGCTCGCGCTGTGGCTCACTTTATGGCTCGCGCTGGATATCGCTGGTCGTCGCGCAGCTGGCCTGCGTGTTCATCGCGGGCGCCGCCGCAGCGCAGAACGATGCCGCCGCGCTCGCCGCGCATGTCGCCCCCCAGATCGCGCTGGGCGCGAGCGAGGCCGTCGCGAATGCCGCGAAGCTGCCGCTGGAGCAGCAGGTCAAATGGCTGCGCAACGCCGCGCAAAGCGGCGCGCTCGAGCAGATGGACGACGCGCAGCTCGTCGCGTTGTTCGAATCGTTCGATCCGCTCACAGTGCCGCGCTATATCGAGGAAGGGCCGAACGGCTACCCGTCGTACGAGTTCACGATGCTGCGCCAGGAGCGCATTCGCGGCATCTGGCCGCGCCGGCCCGATCACATGCTCGTGCGGCTCACGCGCGAGCCGCTGCGCATCTACGCGCGGTGGCTGCCCGACGGCCCGCATTCGGGTCAGGAAATCATCTACGACGAGTCGAAGCGCGCCGACGAGATGTACGGCCATCTCGGCGGCATCTTCAACATCATCCCGCTATGGACGTCGATCAACGGCACGCTGGCGCGCTCGCAGTCGAACCATCGCGTGCGCGATCTGGGCACCGAGTTCATCGCGCAGCAGTTTCTCGACGAAGGCCGGAAGTTCGCCAATGTGGGGATCACGCGGCCTGCCAGCATCGACGTGCGAACGGTCGGCGGCGTGCGCGTCATTGCCTTCACCTATGAAACGCCGACGGGTCAGCCCGAGTACTACGCGAAAAAGGAAGTACTCGGCCTCGATCTGCGGCATCCCTATTTCCGGACGGCCGAATCGTACGGCAACGACGGCCAGATTTTCGAACGCATCGTGTTCCTGACGATCACGCCGAAAACCTTCGACGACATGGCGTTCGATCCGAAAAACCCCGACTACCGGTTCTGA
- a CDS encoding AMP-binding protein, which yields MTEPTTSQSTQTQTQMQSQTQPTQPTQAQRAPNTDGIWYASYAPDVPREIDVSQYASLVEFFDECTTRFRERVAYVSVGESLTYAELARKATAFGAYLQSIGVKPGDRVAIMLPNTFQYPVALFGVLKAGAVVVNVNPLYTVRELSHQLKDSAAQTIIVFENFAKTVEDSLPGTRVQNVIVTGLGDLLKDGLNLKGKLINFILRHVKKLVPAYNLPQAVPLLDALATGYRRTLAPVQISPTDLAFLQYTGGTTGVAKGAMLTHRNMVANLLQAKVWAEGQLTDEIETVLTPLPLYHIYSLTVNAMIFMGLGGRNILIANPRDIKMVMKILRHETFTGITAVNTLYNAFLDNEEFRHRDFSKLKLAMAGGMAMQKAVADRFREVTGKPIIEGYGLTECSPIVSMNPVDLKRMREFDGSIGLPAPSTQVRFRKDDGSWANIGEPGELCVQGPQVMKGYWNRPEETAKVLDDDGWLATGDIGVMDSRGYIRLIDRKKDMILVSGFNVYPNEIEDVIAMHPDVREVAAIGIPDVAQGERVKVFVVRRNPSLTEEQVIAHCRKNLTGYKVPKVVEFRDELPQTNVGKILRRELRDQELAKQTTS from the coding sequence ATGACCGAGCCGACCACATCGCAATCAACGCAAACGCAGACGCAGATGCAATCTCAGACGCAACCGACACAACCGACGCAAGCGCAGCGCGCGCCGAACACCGACGGCATCTGGTATGCGTCGTATGCGCCCGATGTGCCGCGCGAGATCGACGTGTCACAGTATGCGTCGCTCGTCGAGTTCTTCGACGAATGCACGACGCGCTTTCGCGAGCGCGTCGCCTATGTGAGCGTCGGCGAAAGTCTCACGTACGCCGAACTGGCGCGCAAGGCGACCGCGTTCGGCGCGTATCTGCAGAGCATCGGCGTGAAGCCCGGCGACCGCGTCGCGATCATGCTGCCGAATACCTTCCAGTATCCCGTCGCGCTATTCGGCGTGCTGAAAGCGGGCGCGGTTGTCGTCAACGTGAATCCGCTCTATACGGTGCGCGAACTGTCGCATCAACTGAAGGACAGCGCCGCGCAGACCATCATCGTGTTCGAGAACTTCGCGAAGACTGTCGAAGACTCGCTGCCCGGCACGCGCGTGCAGAACGTGATCGTCACGGGCTTAGGTGATCTGCTCAAGGACGGTCTCAATCTGAAAGGCAAGCTGATCAACTTCATTCTGCGCCACGTGAAGAAACTGGTGCCCGCGTACAACCTGCCGCAAGCCGTGCCGTTGCTGGATGCACTCGCAACGGGCTACCGGCGCACGCTCGCGCCCGTGCAGATCTCCCCTACCGACCTCGCGTTCCTGCAATACACGGGCGGCACGACGGGCGTCGCGAAAGGCGCGATGCTCACGCACCGGAACATGGTCGCGAATCTGCTGCAGGCGAAGGTCTGGGCGGAAGGCCAGTTGACCGACGAGATCGAAACGGTGCTCACCCCGCTGCCGCTCTATCACATCTACTCGCTGACCGTGAACGCGATGATCTTCATGGGACTGGGCGGGCGCAACATCCTGATCGCGAACCCGCGCGACATCAAGATGGTGATGAAGATTCTGCGGCACGAAACCTTCACGGGCATCACAGCCGTCAACACGCTCTACAACGCGTTCCTCGACAACGAAGAATTCCGTCACCGCGATTTCTCGAAGCTCAAGCTCGCGATGGCAGGCGGCATGGCGATGCAAAAAGCCGTGGCCGACCGTTTCCGCGAGGTGACGGGCAAGCCGATCATCGAAGGCTACGGGCTGACCGAGTGCTCGCCGATCGTCTCGATGAACCCGGTCGATCTCAAGCGCATGCGGGAGTTCGACGGCTCGATCGGCCTGCCCGCGCCGTCCACTCAGGTGCGCTTTCGCAAGGACGACGGCAGCTGGGCGAATATCGGCGAACCGGGCGAGCTGTGCGTACAAGGTCCGCAGGTGATGAAAGGCTACTGGAACCGTCCCGAGGAAACCGCCAAGGTGCTCGACGACGACGGCTGGCTCGCGACAGGCGATATCGGCGTGATGGATTCGCGCGGCTATATCCGGCTGATCGACCGCAAGAAAGACATGATTCTTGTGTCGGGTTTTAATGTGTATCCCAACGAGATCGAAGACGTGATCGCGATGCACCCCGACGTGCGCGAAGTGGCCGCGATCGGCATTCCCGACGTCGCGCAGGGTGAACGCGTGAAAGTGTTCGTCGTACGGCGCAACCCTTCGCTCACCGAGGAACAGGTGATCGCGCATTGCCGCAAGAATCTGACGGGCTACAAGGTACCGAAGGTCGTCGAGTTCCGCGACGAGCTTCCGCAAACGAATGTCGGCAAGATTCTGCGGCGCGAGCTGCGCGATCAGGAGCTGGCAAAGCAGACAACCTCGTGA
- a CDS encoding FAD-binding oxidoreductase codes for MTRILPPDISAATFDRALTAFEAIVGATQVASSPASLAPYADPFAPGSLAASFVPSAALLPASVDEIRAILRVANEYRIPLWTVSTGRNFAYGGAAPRLPGSVVLDLQRMNRILAVDEPLAYALVEPGVSYFDLHHHLRERGYKLWVDPPAAGWGSIIGNTLERGFGTTNYGDHAAAQCGMEVMLANGELVRTGMGGIEIGTSWQAFRHGYGPSFDPMFMQSNYGIVTKMGVWLMPAPSAYLLGEIQFQRDDDLEAVVETLRPLRLNGTIGNQAVIEGALRRAAGIGPRSQWYQGMGVMPESAIASMTEALKIGRWNLHYALYGDREVIEVQERLVRRAFGRIPGARMLSKTYDGNAEPEAGGDRNLAGIPGMTAFRMLDWRGGSGAHVDFSPVCPATGRDAMRQYSMAKARANEYGFDYYGGFTSGERHLHHIAAAIFDKSDARQSELAGDLLRAWMSDAHGAGYGEYRSHLVYMDFAAARYSFNDGAMLRLSETIKDALDPMGILSPGKQGIWPKAFRNWRGYT; via the coding sequence TTGACACGCATCCTGCCGCCGGACATTTCCGCCGCGACGTTCGACCGCGCGCTCACCGCCTTCGAGGCGATCGTCGGCGCCACCCAGGTCGCGTCGTCGCCAGCGAGCCTTGCGCCCTATGCCGATCCGTTCGCGCCGGGCTCGCTGGCTGCATCGTTCGTGCCGTCGGCTGCGCTGCTGCCTGCGAGCGTCGATGAGATCCGCGCTATTCTGCGCGTCGCGAACGAGTACCGCATTCCGCTCTGGACGGTGTCCACAGGGCGCAACTTTGCGTATGGCGGCGCGGCACCGCGTTTGCCGGGATCGGTGGTGCTCGATCTGCAGCGGATGAACCGGATTCTCGCCGTCGACGAGCCGCTCGCCTATGCGCTCGTCGAACCCGGCGTCAGCTACTTCGATCTGCATCATCATCTGCGCGAGCGCGGCTACAAGCTGTGGGTCGATCCGCCCGCAGCGGGCTGGGGCAGCATTATCGGCAACACGCTCGAACGCGGCTTCGGCACGACGAACTACGGCGATCACGCAGCGGCGCAATGCGGGATGGAAGTGATGCTCGCGAATGGCGAACTCGTGCGAACGGGCATGGGCGGGATCGAGATCGGCACGTCGTGGCAGGCGTTCAGGCATGGCTACGGGCCGTCGTTCGATCCGATGTTCATGCAGTCGAACTATGGCATCGTCACGAAGATGGGCGTCTGGCTGATGCCCGCGCCGAGCGCGTATCTGCTGGGCGAAATCCAGTTTCAGCGCGACGACGATCTGGAAGCGGTCGTCGAGACGCTGCGGCCGTTGCGGCTGAACGGCACGATCGGCAATCAGGCGGTGATCGAAGGCGCGCTGCGGCGGGCGGCGGGCATCGGGCCACGCTCTCAGTGGTATCAGGGCATGGGCGTGATGCCGGAGAGCGCGATCGCGTCGATGACCGAGGCGCTCAAAATTGGCCGCTGGAATCTGCATTACGCGCTCTACGGCGATCGCGAAGTGATCGAAGTGCAAGAGCGGCTCGTGCGGCGCGCATTCGGCCGCATTCCGGGTGCGCGGATGCTGTCGAAGACCTACGACGGCAACGCGGAGCCGGAGGCGGGCGGCGATCGTAACCTCGCCGGCATTCCGGGCATGACGGCGTTCCGCATGCTCGACTGGCGCGGCGGCAGTGGCGCGCATGTCGACTTTTCGCCCGTCTGTCCGGCAACAGGGCGCGACGCGATGCGCCAGTATTCGATGGCGAAGGCGCGCGCCAACGAATATGGCTTCGACTACTACGGCGGCTTCACGTCGGGCGAGCGGCATCTGCATCACATCGCCGCGGCGATCTTCGACAAAAGCGACGCGCGGCAAAGCGAACTGGCCGGCGACCTGCTGCGCGCGTGGATGAGCGACGCGCACGGCGCGGGTTACGGCGAGTACCGCTCGCATCTGGTCTACATGGACTTCGCGGCGGCGCGCTACAGCTTCAACGACGGCGCCATGCTGCGGCTGTCGGAGACGATCAAGGACGCGCTCGATCCGATGGGTATCCTGTCGCCGGGCAAGCAGGGCATCTGGCCAAAGGCGTTTCGCAACTGGCGCGGATACACATGA
- a CDS encoding TadG family pilus assembly protein, translated as MPLRQTDRPSSMQTFAHRSRHASARRQRGATAVLAAVWIGTAVAALGVLDVGDVFLVRRQLQQAADMAAVAGAQTIGMAGGCAGATLSAQQAAARNGYAGDAPVSVACGRWTTASGPAQFDTSGATPLNAVQVTATQSVKHFFIGPARDVQAVATAKATDTASFSLSTNLASLSGGAINGLMSALLGANVSLDVATWQALASTNVRLGDLAAQIGVASIDELLNAKASVPDLAGAMVSVLSRNQAASASVTSALTAIQAAASGGAKIALGDGGTAAPGLLAIGLADRQAAASAAISALDALIVAAELAHGTSALDLGAALNPSAMAGMTLPVRLTAKAAILQAPVIAVGEAGMDGSGAWRTSAHAAQVRVYLDLNLTIPLLATIDLPLYVEGANGTAALTQTQCAASKAASTSTIRVMQTGVASACIGGDAASKLTNTTNVAQCQQPAKVASLVGSLVEVYAGTGTPSSGLNVALQSQAPETLMFNGAAGDGDDTQGGNANALGSESGGLLGQLISQLPTRVYLTLAGVPLTAGQALAYQPSVQSLADTLQPILGSLDTVLVPLLQLLGVQVGVSTVHAISLSCSDAQLVD; from the coding sequence ATGCCATTGCGCCAGACCGACCGCCCCTCGTCGATGCAGACTTTCGCACACCGTTCCCGACACGCGAGCGCGCGCCGCCAGCGCGGCGCGACGGCCGTGCTGGCGGCGGTGTGGATTGGCACGGCTGTCGCGGCGCTCGGTGTGCTCGACGTCGGCGATGTCTTTCTGGTGCGCCGCCAGTTGCAGCAGGCAGCCGACATGGCCGCCGTCGCGGGCGCGCAGACCATCGGCATGGCGGGCGGCTGCGCGGGCGCAACGCTTTCCGCGCAGCAGGCGGCGGCGCGCAACGGCTATGCGGGGGATGCTCCCGTCAGCGTCGCCTGCGGCAGATGGACGACGGCGAGCGGGCCTGCGCAATTCGACACGTCGGGTGCGACGCCGCTCAATGCCGTGCAGGTGACGGCCACCCAAAGCGTGAAGCATTTCTTCATCGGACCCGCGCGCGATGTGCAGGCCGTCGCGACCGCGAAGGCAACGGATACGGCGTCGTTCTCGCTGTCGACGAATCTGGCTTCGCTGTCGGGCGGCGCGATCAACGGATTGATGAGCGCGTTGCTCGGCGCGAACGTGTCGCTCGATGTCGCGACGTGGCAGGCGCTCGCATCGACGAACGTGCGGCTCGGCGATCTCGCCGCGCAAATCGGCGTCGCGTCGATCGACGAACTGCTGAACGCGAAAGCGTCGGTGCCGGATCTCGCCGGCGCAATGGTCAGCGTGCTCAGCCGGAACCAAGCCGCGAGTGCCAGCGTGACGTCCGCGCTGACGGCGATTCAGGCGGCGGCGAGCGGCGGCGCGAAGATCGCATTGGGCGACGGCGGCACAGCCGCGCCCGGATTGCTGGCGATCGGTCTTGCCGATAGGCAGGCGGCCGCCTCGGCGGCGATCAGCGCGCTCGATGCCTTGATCGTCGCCGCGGAACTCGCGCACGGCACGTCGGCGCTCGATCTCGGCGCGGCGCTCAATCCGTCGGCGATGGCGGGCATGACGTTGCCTGTGAGGCTGACCGCGAAGGCCGCGATCCTGCAAGCGCCCGTGATCGCCGTCGGCGAGGCGGGCATGGACGGCAGCGGTGCCTGGCGCACGAGCGCGCACGCCGCGCAGGTGCGGGTGTATCTCGATCTGAATCTGACCATTCCGCTGCTCGCGACCATCGACCTTCCGCTTTATGTCGAAGGCGCGAACGGCACGGCTGCCCTGACGCAGACGCAGTGCGCGGCTTCGAAGGCCGCGAGCACGAGCACGATACGCGTCATGCAGACGGGCGTGGCGAGCGCATGCATCGGCGGGGATGCCGCGTCGAAACTGACCAATACGACGAACGTTGCGCAATGCCAGCAGCCCGCGAAAGTGGCGAGCCTGGTGGGATCGCTGGTCGAGGTTTATGCGGGCACGGGCACGCCTTCGTCGGGACTCAATGTCGCGTTGCAGAGCCAGGCACCCGAGACGCTCATGTTCAACGGCGCCGCAGGCGACGGCGACGACACGCAGGGCGGCAATGCGAACGCGCTCGGCTCCGAATCGGGCGGGCTGCTCGGACAACTGATCTCGCAACTGCCGACCCGGGTTTATCTGACGCTCGCCGGCGTGCCTTTGACGGCGGGGCAGGCGCTTGCATACCAGCCGAGCGTGCAATCGCTCGCCGATACGCTGCAACCCATTCTGGGCAGCCTCGACACCGTGCTGGTGCCGCTGCTGCAACTACTCGGCGTGCAGGTCGGCGTGAGCACCGTCCATGCGATCTCGCTGTCGTGCAGCGACGCGCAACTCGTCGACTAA
- a CDS encoding DUF3613 domain-containing protein: MKTEMRGRGIGAACIVAASLCMTGGACAQDAGGSPAVDTPLASEIGHSTHAWLDLQRTGAQAAPPLTMLGDEAGLAYQRYMESFKAKIPVSFGSSVGGGGNLLRVDYTNTGGAQQN, encoded by the coding sequence ATGAAAACGGAGATGAGAGGGCGTGGCATCGGCGCGGCATGCATCGTTGCGGCGAGCTTGTGCATGACGGGTGGCGCTTGCGCGCAGGATGCAGGCGGCAGCCCCGCGGTCGACACGCCGCTCGCAAGCGAAATCGGCCACTCGACGCATGCCTGGCTCGACCTGCAGCGCACCGGCGCGCAAGCCGCGCCGCCTCTGACCATGCTCGGCGATGAAGCGGGCCTTGCGTACCAGCGTTACATGGAGTCGTTCAAGGCGAAGATTCCTGTGTCGTTTGGCTCGTCGGTGGGCGGGGGCGGCAATCTGCTGCGGGTCGATTACACGAACACGGGTGGAGCGCAGCAGAACTGA
- a CDS encoding anti-sigma factor family protein, whose amino-acid sequence MNNDENTTGSANAPDLRALSAFVDGELSEREREAVREHLARDPQASAQVASWRAQKAALQALCGAPEREEPPFIVLRARIPWWRRVAVAACWLAVGAGLALALGPLVPRLGGGGNGDVMSFARRADIAYAVYTPERRHPVEVAAAEEEHLINWLSKRLNRHLSVPSLQEYGYTLVGGRLLPGEAGPAAQFMYENQGGARLTLYVTGIPKDETAFRLFRDGNRRTFYWISDRMGYALSGPIEEDKLRSIAIEVCGELGGRPETWQ is encoded by the coding sequence ATGAACAACGACGAAAACACTACCGGTTCCGCGAACGCGCCTGATCTGCGCGCGCTGTCGGCATTCGTCGACGGCGAGTTGTCAGAGCGCGAGCGCGAGGCCGTGCGCGAGCATCTGGCGCGCGACCCGCAGGCATCCGCGCAGGTCGCGTCGTGGCGCGCGCAGAAGGCCGCGCTGCAGGCGCTGTGCGGCGCGCCCGAACGCGAGGAGCCGCCGTTCATCGTGCTGCGCGCGCGCATTCCGTGGTGGCGCCGCGTGGCCGTCGCCGCGTGCTGGCTCGCCGTCGGCGCGGGGCTGGCGCTTGCGCTCGGCCCGCTGGTGCCGCGCCTGGGAGGCGGCGGCAATGGCGACGTGATGTCGTTCGCGCGGCGCGCGGATATCGCGTATGCCGTCTATACGCCGGAGCGCCGTCATCCCGTCGAGGTGGCGGCCGCCGAGGAAGAGCATCTGATCAACTGGCTGTCGAAGCGCCTGAACCGCCACCTGTCCGTGCCGTCGCTCCAGGAGTACGGCTATACGCTCGTCGGCGGACGGCTGTTGCCGGGCGAGGCAGGCCCCGCCGCGCAATTCATGTACGAGAACCAGGGCGGCGCGCGGCTCACGCTCTACGTGACGGGTATTCCGAAAGACGAGACCGCGTTCCGGCTGTTCCGCGACGGCAACCGTCGCACCTTCTACTGGATCAGCGACCGCATGGGCTACGCGTTGTCCGGCCCGATCGAGGAAGACAAGCTGCGCTCGATTGCGATCGAAGTGTGCGGCGAACTCGGCGGCCGTCCGGAGACGTGGCAGTAA
- the hfq gene encoding RNA chaperone Hfq, translating into MPSAESHPQNDFMNAARKERKRVEIYLVNGIRLTGCIESFDQYLVMLRTPVGLQGIYKRAISTIQLDTGTRPAPRAGRPSHGEHSARGPHGSREHREPREPREPRESYGASQGPSDRSSSSDAPVVVTRRRRLYGAGNNGSDQGNNGGGTE; encoded by the coding sequence ATGCCTTCCGCAGAATCGCATCCGCAAAACGACTTTATGAACGCAGCGCGCAAAGAACGTAAGCGCGTCGAGATTTACCTCGTCAACGGCATTCGCCTGACGGGCTGCATCGAGTCGTTCGACCAGTATCTGGTGATGCTGCGCACGCCTGTCGGGCTGCAAGGCATCTACAAGCGCGCCATTTCCACGATCCAGCTCGACACGGGCACACGCCCCGCGCCGCGCGCAGGACGGCCGTCGCATGGCGAACATTCCGCGCGTGGCCCGCACGGCTCGCGCGAACACCGCGAGCCCCGGGAACCGCGCGAGCCGCGTGAGTCGTATGGTGCATCGCAAGGGCCGTCGGACCGGTCTTCGTCGTCGGACGCTCCCGTGGTCGTCACCCGCCGCAGACGCCTGTACGGCGCGGGCAACAATGGTAGCGATCAGGGTAACAACGGCGGCGGCACTGAATAA
- a CDS encoding sigma 54-interacting transcriptional regulator yields MRATTKIEELDLYVWEGKADIVDRVARCMASFEVEVIRADDVAISLERTSARPSLALISVSVIDTAGFAVRDLQATHGMPVIWVGAAPRDHDPAMYPAEYSHVLPLDFTCAELRSMVTKLVVQLRAHSAQTLEPSALVANSECMQALLHEVDTFADCETSVLVHGETGVGKERIAQLLHEKHSRYGRGPFIAVNCGAIPDGLFESLFFGHSKGSFTGAVGAHKGYFEQADGGTLFLDEIGDLPLYQQVKLLRVLEDSAVTRIGSATPVKLDFRLVAATNRHLPQLVKDGTFRADLYYRLAVIELKIPSLEERGAVDKIAIFKAFIASVVGAERLASLPDIPYWLADAVADTYFPGNVRELRNLAERIGVTVRQIGAWDAARLHRLLAVARSSQPVPAESAAEVLVDRSKWDMAERSRVLAALDANSWRRQDTAQYLGISRKVLWEKMRKYQIFDEEPETRESE; encoded by the coding sequence ATGAGAGCCACCACGAAAATCGAGGAACTGGACCTGTACGTCTGGGAGGGCAAGGCCGATATCGTCGATCGCGTCGCGCGCTGCATGGCGAGCTTCGAAGTCGAAGTGATCCGCGCCGACGATGTCGCGATCTCGCTGGAGCGCACGTCGGCGCGGCCGTCGCTTGCGCTCATCAGCGTGTCGGTGATCGATACGGCGGGCTTCGCCGTGCGCGACCTGCAGGCGACGCACGGCATGCCCGTGATCTGGGTCGGCGCCGCGCCGCGCGACCACGACCCGGCAATGTATCCCGCCGAGTACTCGCACGTGCTGCCCCTCGACTTCACTTGCGCCGAACTGCGCAGCATGGTGACGAAGCTGGTCGTGCAACTGCGCGCGCATTCCGCGCAGACGCTGGAGCCGAGTGCGCTCGTCGCGAACTCCGAATGCATGCAGGCGCTGCTGCACGAAGTCGACACGTTCGCCGACTGCGAGACGAGCGTGCTCGTGCATGGCGAAACGGGGGTCGGCAAGGAGCGCATCGCGCAACTGCTGCACGAGAAACATTCGCGGTATGGGCGCGGGCCGTTCATCGCCGTGAATTGCGGCGCGATTCCCGACGGGCTCTTCGAGTCGCTGTTCTTCGGACATTCGAAAGGGTCGTTCACAGGCGCCGTCGGCGCGCACAAGGGCTATTTCGAACAGGCCGATGGCGGCACGCTGTTTCTCGACGAGATCGGCGACCTGCCGCTGTACCAGCAGGTGAAGCTGCTGCGCGTGCTCGAGGATAGCGCCGTCACGCGCATCGGCTCGGCGACGCCCGTGAAGCTCGACTTCCGGCTCGTCGCGGCGACCAACCGGCACCTGCCGCAACTCGTGAAGGACGGCACGTTTCGCGCGGATCTGTACTACCGGCTCGCCGTGATCGAACTGAAAATTCCGTCGCTGGAAGAGCGGGGCGCGGTCGACAAGATCGCCATCTTCAAGGCGTTCATCGCCTCCGTGGTCGGGGCCGAGCGTCTCGCGTCGCTGCCCGATATTCCGTACTGGCTCGCGGACGCCGTCGCCGACACGTACTTTCCCGGCAACGTGCGCGAGCTGCGCAACCTGGCCGAACGGATCGGCGTGACGGTGCGGCAGATCGGCGCGTGGGATGCGGCCCGGCTGCACCGGCTGCTTGCGGTGGCGCGCAGCAGTCAGCCCGTGCCCGCCGAGAGCGCGGCGGAAGTGCTCGTCGATCGCAGCAAGTGGGATATGGCCGAGCGCAGCCGCGTGCTCGCCGCGCTCGATGCGAACAGCTGGCGCCGCCAGGACACGGCGCAATACCTCGGTATCAGCCGCAAGGTGCTGTGGGAAAAGATGCGTAAGTACCAAATTTTCGACGAGGAACCCGAAACTCGTGAAAGTGAGTAA
- a CDS encoding DUF2968 domain-containing protein codes for MDQKSKVRHIVMSAMIVFGGVQGVYAQSSAGNGTDDAASVIAAQTTPAAAPVDAASQTIALTPDEAKQSAAGNVAELQQKIHGTDITELRTTYNGSYGASLLFYGKDMTYYVALFQQKNFWRVIKTQDETRAEQIYRDFARQTAQLSDVEIRRTKLEAQKAYTDRLVALSQERANRLQADLNIAHQQQTIVNSMQQQTRAEAAALAQQKAQSQEQLRAAQRQVRDLQRQLESGLPVH; via the coding sequence ATGGACCAGAAGTCGAAAGTTCGACACATCGTGATGTCGGCAATGATCGTTTTCGGGGGCGTTCAAGGGGTCTACGCGCAGAGTTCCGCCGGCAACGGCACGGACGACGCAGCGAGTGTGATCGCTGCGCAGACCACGCCTGCTGCTGCTCCCGTCGATGCGGCCAGTCAAACGATTGCGCTCACGCCGGACGAGGCGAAGCAGTCGGCGGCGGGCAATGTCGCGGAACTGCAACAGAAGATTCACGGCACCGATATCACCGAACTGCGCACGACCTACAACGGCAGCTACGGTGCGAGCCTGTTGTTCTATGGCAAGGACATGACGTACTACGTCGCGCTCTTCCAGCAGAAGAACTTCTGGCGCGTGATCAAGACGCAGGACGAAACGCGCGCCGAGCAGATCTACCGCGACTTCGCGCGCCAGACAGCGCAGCTGTCCGATGTCGAGATCCGCCGCACCAAGCTCGAAGCGCAGAAGGCGTACACCGATCGCCTCGTCGCGCTGTCGCAGGAGCGCGCGAACCGTCTGCAGGCCGACCTGAACATCGCGCACCAGCAGCAGACCATCGTCAACAGCATGCAGCAGCAGACCCGTGCCGAAGCGGCTGCGCTTGCGCAGCAGAAGGCGCAGTCGCAGGAGCAGTTGCGCGCGGCGCAGCGCCAGGTGCGCGATCTGCAGCGCCAGCTCGAAAGCGGTTTGCCAGTGCACTGA